One part of the Syngnathus acus chromosome 17, fSynAcu1.2, whole genome shotgun sequence genome encodes these proteins:
- the LOC119137124 gene encoding WW domain-containing adapter protein with coiled-coil-like produces the protein MVMYARKPTRVSDGCTDRRDSQSYQTHKSQPKSQTSSLYRYDKVRDGSSESTPPYKMLRRSDESPVSKHGDGTGHSKTKMSHTLRAKNGTSESPHENSQNSSFQHGADSHSAQTKPADRDPADDWTEHISSSGKKYYYNCRTEVSQWEKPRDLLEREQRQKDPAKLAANSFPRDMDYRQEALQDKATKITSGDQSNAPNSGPMSSSSQTLNPSSTTTTTPSSSSSSSFGQLSQSGQSSSPALLQDPAILRQLLPALQATLQMNNGGMDMAKLNEVLAAAVTQASLRSVLHKLLSAGPAFNITALLSAAQHANQAQHSSQSPASLTSDASSPRPYVSPRNGTPQSNQKNLLSVHPSNVASLQTRGNTSSAKQGSAPPGQTMEKRPEDPRTLQQRSQEILSTGSIGSGATSHATSSTTSQSQSDVPMTFTPSLAAHFDENLIKHIQGWPSENTEKQAARLREDIHNMGSLYMSELCTEMKNLRSLVRVSEIQATLREQRILFLRQQSKELDKLKNQNSYMV, from the exons ATGGTGATGTATGCAAGGAAACCAACAAGAGTCAGTGATGG GTGCACCGACAGAAGGGATTCCCAGTCCTATCAG ACCCATAAATCTCAGCCAAAGAGCCAGACTAGCAGCCTTTACCGTTACGACAAAGTGCGTGATGGCTCATCTGAGTCCACACCCCCTTATAAGATGCTGCGGCGCTCAGATGAAAGTCCTGTCAGCAAACATGGAGATGGCACGGGacatagcaaaacaaaaatgtcccaCACACTTCGAGCTAAAAATG GGACCAGCGAATCGCCCCATGAGAACTCCCAAAACAGCAGCTTCCAACATGGCGCAGACTCGCATTCGGCTCAGACCAAGCCTGCAGATCGA GACCCAGCAGATGACTGGACAGAACACATCAGCTCTTCTGGGAAAAAGTACTACTACAACTGTAGAACTGAGGTCTCCCAGTGGGAGAAGCCCAGGGACCTGTTGGAGAG AGAACAACGGCAGAAAGACCCAGCCAAGTTGGCGGCAAACAGTTTCCCCAGAGACATGGACTACAGACAAGAGGCCTTGCAGGACAAAGCTACAA AGATCACTTCAGGGGATCAATCCAATGCACCCAATTCCGGCCCCATGTCTTCTTCCTCTCAGACTCTGAACCCATCCTCCACCACAACTACCACACCCtcgtcctcttcttcctcctctttcggGCAGTTAAGTCAAAGTGGCCAGTCGTCATCGCCTGCGCTGCTTCAGGACCCAGCCATCCTGCGCCAACTCCTGCCTGCACTTCAAGCTACTCTGCAGATGAACAACGGCGGGATGGACATGGCCAAGCTCAACGAGG TCTTGGCAGCTGCTGTCACCCAAGCTTCCTTGCGGTCTGTGCTTCATAAGCTCCTCAGTGCTGGACCCGCTTTCAACATCACTGCTCTGCTCTCAGCTGCTCAGCACGCCAACCAAG CCCAGCACTCCAGTCAGTCCCCCGCATCTCTCACGTCAGACGCCTCGTCACCACGACCTTACGTGTCACCACGGAATGGCACACCGCAGAGCAACCAGAAAAACCTTCTCAGTGTTCACCCGAGCAACGTTGCATCCTTGCAGACAAGG GGCAATACATCTTCAGCTAAACAAGGCTCCGCCCCTCCGGGTCAGACTATGGAGAAGCGTCCTGAAGACCCCCGGACTCTCCAGCAAAgaag CCAGGAGATTCTTTCCACCGGATCAATCGGATCTGGTGCAACGTCTCATGCCACTTCCAGCACCACCAGTCAAAGTCAATCTGACGTTCCCATGACCTTCACCCCCTCCCTGGCAGCTCATTTTGATGAGAATCTCATCAAACATATCCAAGGGTGGCCTTCAGAGAACACTGAAAAACAG GCGGCCCGGCTGCGTGAGGACATCCACAACATGGGCAGCCTGTACATGTCGGAGCTGTGCACGGAGATGAAAAACCTTCGTTCCCTGGTCAGAGTCAGTGAAATTCAGGCCACACTGAGGGAACAAAG AATCCTGTTTCTGAGGCAGCAGAGCAAAGAGCTGGACAAGCTGAAGAACCAGAACTCTTACATGGTgtga